The following coding sequences lie in one Saimiri boliviensis isolate mSaiBol1 chromosome 6, mSaiBol1.pri, whole genome shotgun sequence genomic window:
- the LGALS12 gene encoding galectin-12 isoform X1, with product MSPGEELDPIPDSFILQPPVFHPVVPYVMTIFGGLHAGKMVMLQGVVPLDAHSRFQVDFQCGCSLCPQPDIAFHFNPRFHTTRPHVICNTLHGGRWQREARWPHLALQRGSRFLILFLFGSEEVKVSVNGQHFLHYRYRLPLSHVDTLGIFGDILVEAVGFLNINPFVEGSREYPAGHPFLLMSPRLEVPCSHALPQGLWPEQVIIVRGLVLQEPKHFTLSLRDQAARAPVTLRASFADRTLAWISPWGRKKLISAPFLFYPQRFFEVLLLCQEGGLKLAINGQGLGATSVNQQALEQLRELRISGSVQLYCVHS from the exons ATGTCACCTGGAGAAGAACTGGACCCAATTCCTGACAGTTTCATTCTGCAACCGCCAGTGTTCCACCCG GTGGTTCCTTATGTCATGACAATTTTTGGCGGCCTGCATGCAGGCAAGATGGTCATGCTGCAGGGAGTGGTCCCTCTAGACGCTCACAG TAGGTTTCAGGTGGACTTCCAGTGTGGCTGCAGCCTGTGTCCCCAGCCCGATATCGCCTTCCACTTCAACCCTCGCTTCCACACCACCAGGCCCCATGTCATCTGCAACACTCTGCACGGTGGACGCTGGCAAAGGGAGGCCCGGTGGCCTCACCTGGCCCTGCAGAGAGGCTCTCGCTTCCTCATCCTCTTTCTCTTTGGGAGTGAGGAGGTGAAG gtGAGTGTGAACGGACAGCACTTTCTCCACTACCGCTACCGGCTCCCGCTGTCTCATGTGGACACGCTGGGCATCTTTGGTGACATCTTGGTAGAGGCTGTTGGATTCCTGAACATCAAC CCATTTGTGGAGGGCAGCAGAGAGTACCCAGCTGGACAC CCTTTCCTGCTGATGAGCCCCAGGCTG GAGGTGCCCTGCTCACATGCTCTTCCACAGGGTCTCTGGCCCGAGCAGGTCATCATAGTGCGGGGGCTGGTCTTGCAAGAGCCGAAGCA TTTCACGCTGAGCCTGAGGGACCAGGCTGCTCGTGCTCCTGTGACACTCAGGGCTTCCTTCGCAGACAGAACTCTGGCCTGGATCTCCCCCTGGGGAAGGAAGAAGCTGATCTCAGCCCCCTTCCTCTTTTACCCCCAGAGATTCTTTGAG GTGCTGCTCCTGTGCCAGGAGGGAGGGCTGAAGCTGGCGATCaatgggcaggggctgggggccaCCAGCGTGAACCAGCAGGCCCTGGAGCAGCTGCGGGAGCTCCGGATCAGTGGAAGTGTCCAGCTCTACTGTGTCCACTCCTGA
- the LGALS12 gene encoding galectin-12 isoform X2, with product MSPGEELDPIPDSFILQPPVFHPVVPYVMTIFGGLHAGKMVMLQGVVPLDAHRFQVDFQCGCSLCPQPDIAFHFNPRFHTTRPHVICNTLHGGRWQREARWPHLALQRGSRFLILFLFGSEEVKVSVNGQHFLHYRYRLPLSHVDTLGIFGDILVEAVGFLNINPFVEGSREYPAGHPFLLMSPRLEVPCSHALPQGLWPEQVIIVRGLVLQEPKHFTLSLRDQAARAPVTLRASFADRTLAWISPWGRKKLISAPFLFYPQRFFEVLLLCQEGGLKLAINGQGLGATSVNQQALEQLRELRISGSVQLYCVHS from the exons ATGTCACCTGGAGAAGAACTGGACCCAATTCCTGACAGTTTCATTCTGCAACCGCCAGTGTTCCACCCG GTGGTTCCTTATGTCATGACAATTTTTGGCGGCCTGCATGCAGGCAAGATGGTCATGCTGCAGGGAGTGGTCCCTCTAGACGCTCACAG GTTTCAGGTGGACTTCCAGTGTGGCTGCAGCCTGTGTCCCCAGCCCGATATCGCCTTCCACTTCAACCCTCGCTTCCACACCACCAGGCCCCATGTCATCTGCAACACTCTGCACGGTGGACGCTGGCAAAGGGAGGCCCGGTGGCCTCACCTGGCCCTGCAGAGAGGCTCTCGCTTCCTCATCCTCTTTCTCTTTGGGAGTGAGGAGGTGAAG gtGAGTGTGAACGGACAGCACTTTCTCCACTACCGCTACCGGCTCCCGCTGTCTCATGTGGACACGCTGGGCATCTTTGGTGACATCTTGGTAGAGGCTGTTGGATTCCTGAACATCAAC CCATTTGTGGAGGGCAGCAGAGAGTACCCAGCTGGACAC CCTTTCCTGCTGATGAGCCCCAGGCTG GAGGTGCCCTGCTCACATGCTCTTCCACAGGGTCTCTGGCCCGAGCAGGTCATCATAGTGCGGGGGCTGGTCTTGCAAGAGCCGAAGCA TTTCACGCTGAGCCTGAGGGACCAGGCTGCTCGTGCTCCTGTGACACTCAGGGCTTCCTTCGCAGACAGAACTCTGGCCTGGATCTCCCCCTGGGGAAGGAAGAAGCTGATCTCAGCCCCCTTCCTCTTTTACCCCCAGAGATTCTTTGAG GTGCTGCTCCTGTGCCAGGAGGGAGGGCTGAAGCTGGCGATCaatgggcaggggctgggggccaCCAGCGTGAACCAGCAGGCCCTGGAGCAGCTGCGGGAGCTCCGGATCAGTGGAAGTGTCCAGCTCTACTGTGTCCACTCCTGA
- the LGALS12 gene encoding galectin-12 isoform X4: protein MTIFGGLHAGKMVMLQGVVPLDAHSRFQVDFQCGCSLCPQPDIAFHFNPRFHTTRPHVICNTLHGGRWQREARWPHLALQRGSRFLILFLFGSEEVKVSVNGQHFLHYRYRLPLSHVDTLGIFGDILVEAVGFLNINPFVEGSREYPAGHPFLLMSPRLEVPCSHALPQGLWPEQVIIVRGLVLQEPKHFTLSLRDQAARAPVTLRASFADRTLAWISPWGRKKLISAPFLFYPQRFFEVLLLCQEGGLKLAINGQGLGATSVNQQALEQLRELRISGSVQLYCVHS from the exons ATGACAATTTTTGGCGGCCTGCATGCAGGCAAGATGGTCATGCTGCAGGGAGTGGTCCCTCTAGACGCTCACAG TAGGTTTCAGGTGGACTTCCAGTGTGGCTGCAGCCTGTGTCCCCAGCCCGATATCGCCTTCCACTTCAACCCTCGCTTCCACACCACCAGGCCCCATGTCATCTGCAACACTCTGCACGGTGGACGCTGGCAAAGGGAGGCCCGGTGGCCTCACCTGGCCCTGCAGAGAGGCTCTCGCTTCCTCATCCTCTTTCTCTTTGGGAGTGAGGAGGTGAAG gtGAGTGTGAACGGACAGCACTTTCTCCACTACCGCTACCGGCTCCCGCTGTCTCATGTGGACACGCTGGGCATCTTTGGTGACATCTTGGTAGAGGCTGTTGGATTCCTGAACATCAAC CCATTTGTGGAGGGCAGCAGAGAGTACCCAGCTGGACAC CCTTTCCTGCTGATGAGCCCCAGGCTG GAGGTGCCCTGCTCACATGCTCTTCCACAGGGTCTCTGGCCCGAGCAGGTCATCATAGTGCGGGGGCTGGTCTTGCAAGAGCCGAAGCA TTTCACGCTGAGCCTGAGGGACCAGGCTGCTCGTGCTCCTGTGACACTCAGGGCTTCCTTCGCAGACAGAACTCTGGCCTGGATCTCCCCCTGGGGAAGGAAGAAGCTGATCTCAGCCCCCTTCCTCTTTTACCCCCAGAGATTCTTTGAG GTGCTGCTCCTGTGCCAGGAGGGAGGGCTGAAGCTGGCGATCaatgggcaggggctgggggccaCCAGCGTGAACCAGCAGGCCCTGGAGCAGCTGCGGGAGCTCCGGATCAGTGGAAGTGTCCAGCTCTACTGTGTCCACTCCTGA
- the LGALS12 gene encoding galectin-12 isoform X3 — translation MSPGEELDPIPDSFILQPPVFHPVVPYVMTIFGGLHAGKMVMLQGVVPLDAHSRFQVDFQCGCSLCPQPDIAFHFNPRFHTTRPHVICNTLHGGRWQREARWPHLALQRGSRFLILFLFGSEEVKVSVNGQHFLHYRYRLPLSHVDTLGIFGDILVEAVGFLNINPFVEGSREYPAGHPFLLMSPRLGLWPEQVIIVRGLVLQEPKHFTLSLRDQAARAPVTLRASFADRTLAWISPWGRKKLISAPFLFYPQRFFEVLLLCQEGGLKLAINGQGLGATSVNQQALEQLRELRISGSVQLYCVHS, via the exons ATGTCACCTGGAGAAGAACTGGACCCAATTCCTGACAGTTTCATTCTGCAACCGCCAGTGTTCCACCCG GTGGTTCCTTATGTCATGACAATTTTTGGCGGCCTGCATGCAGGCAAGATGGTCATGCTGCAGGGAGTGGTCCCTCTAGACGCTCACAG TAGGTTTCAGGTGGACTTCCAGTGTGGCTGCAGCCTGTGTCCCCAGCCCGATATCGCCTTCCACTTCAACCCTCGCTTCCACACCACCAGGCCCCATGTCATCTGCAACACTCTGCACGGTGGACGCTGGCAAAGGGAGGCCCGGTGGCCTCACCTGGCCCTGCAGAGAGGCTCTCGCTTCCTCATCCTCTTTCTCTTTGGGAGTGAGGAGGTGAAG gtGAGTGTGAACGGACAGCACTTTCTCCACTACCGCTACCGGCTCCCGCTGTCTCATGTGGACACGCTGGGCATCTTTGGTGACATCTTGGTAGAGGCTGTTGGATTCCTGAACATCAAC CCATTTGTGGAGGGCAGCAGAGAGTACCCAGCTGGACAC CCTTTCCTGCTGATGAGCCCCAGGCTG GGTCTCTGGCCCGAGCAGGTCATCATAGTGCGGGGGCTGGTCTTGCAAGAGCCGAAGCA TTTCACGCTGAGCCTGAGGGACCAGGCTGCTCGTGCTCCTGTGACACTCAGGGCTTCCTTCGCAGACAGAACTCTGGCCTGGATCTCCCCCTGGGGAAGGAAGAAGCTGATCTCAGCCCCCTTCCTCTTTTACCCCCAGAGATTCTTTGAG GTGCTGCTCCTGTGCCAGGAGGGAGGGCTGAAGCTGGCGATCaatgggcaggggctgggggccaCCAGCGTGAACCAGCAGGCCCTGGAGCAGCTGCGGGAGCTCCGGATCAGTGGAAGTGTCCAGCTCTACTGTGTCCACTCCTGA